In Thermoanaerobaculales bacterium, one genomic interval encodes:
- the cas6e gene encoding type I-E CRISPR-associated protein Cas6/Cse3/CasE: MFMSRLGISPLATTADLTRIAAGDAYSDHRLLWSFFPRSDDSRSFLFRRIARGGCPAFLVVSPDAPAAPSPAWIIETKPYDPQLTGGQQLIFSLRANPVVKRRTEGEKQVRHDVVMDAKTKIQGDARVDRPTLNELSQAAGLEWLHGRANRAGFAFEENHVVCTGYRQHRVSKPGRRISFSTLDFDGVLTVTDAGLLRQALFNGIGPSKAFGCGLLLVRRAT, from the coding sequence ATGTTCATGAGCAGATTGGGCATCTCGCCTCTGGCCACGACGGCCGACCTGACTCGGATCGCGGCTGGCGACGCGTACTCCGACCACCGGCTGCTCTGGTCATTCTTCCCGCGGTCGGATGACAGCCGTTCGTTCCTGTTCCGCAGGATTGCTCGCGGTGGTTGCCCCGCATTTCTCGTCGTGTCGCCCGACGCCCCGGCAGCCCCTTCCCCCGCGTGGATCATCGAGACGAAGCCCTACGACCCCCAGCTGACGGGAGGCCAGCAACTCATCTTCTCGCTGCGCGCCAACCCGGTTGTCAAGCGTCGCACCGAAGGCGAGAAGCAGGTCCGGCACGACGTGGTGATGGACGCCAAGACGAAGATTCAGGGAGATGCGCGCGTTGACCGCCCCACCCTGAATGAGCTCTCGCAGGCGGCGGGTCTGGAGTGGTTGCACGGGCGCGCCAACCGGGCGGGTTTCGCCTTCGAGGAGAATCATGTTGTCTGCACCGGGTATCGCCAACACCGGGTCTCCAAGCCGGGGCGCAGGATCAGCTTCAGCACGCTGGATTTTGACGGTGTGCTTACGGTGACGGATGCGGGACTGCTTCGACAGGCCTTGTTCAACGGGATCGGCCCGTCAAAGGCGTTCGGGTGCGGGCTGCTGTTGGTGCGGCGCGCAACCTGA
- a CDS encoding ferritin family protein: MEFRTIEEILDFAIQREDAAAALYASMAERVTRPEMREALLSFAEEEKRHKRRLLKIKRGELPAVAEEKILDLKVADYVELPEVTPRMDYPEALRFAMNAEKAAFRLYSGLAAASPPSHAAVFRALAQEEAKHKLRFELEYEDNVLKSW, from the coding sequence ATGGAGTTTCGCACCATCGAGGAGATCCTGGACTTTGCGATCCAGCGCGAGGACGCGGCGGCGGCGCTGTACGCGTCGATGGCGGAGCGGGTGACGCGTCCGGAGATGCGCGAGGCGCTGCTGTCCTTCGCCGAGGAGGAGAAACGCCACAAGCGGAGGCTGCTCAAGATCAAGCGCGGCGAGCTGCCGGCGGTGGCGGAGGAGAAGATCCTCGACCTCAAGGTCGCCGACTACGTGGAGCTCCCGGAGGTGACCCCCAGGATGGACTACCCGGAGGCGCTCCGCTTCGCCATGAACGCTGAGAAGGCGGCGTTCAGGCTGTACTCGGGCCTCGCCGCGGCCTCGCCCCCGAGCCACGCCGCGGTCTTCCGCGCGCTGGCCCAGGAGGAGGCGAAGCACAAGCTCCGGTTCGAGCTTGAGTACGAGGACAACGTCCTCAAGAGCTGGTAG
- the cas7e gene encoding type I-E CRISPR-associated protein Cas7/Cse4/CasC: MDRFIQLHLLTAYPPANLNRDDLNRPKSTIFGGHPRLRVSSQSLKRAWRTSEVFQETLSGHMGQRTKRIGYQAYQKLVERGVKPGDARLWAWQIARQFGRSKTTEERDVREAADDLQAKELDALLQTEQLVHVGADELRAIDNLTATLAGRGSDPTEEELELLREKPGAVDIALFGRMLAANPAFNQEAAAQVAHAISVNAVQVEDDFFTAVDDLNPGTEDVGAGHMGEVEFGAGVFYLYVCVDRHLLIGNLSDDEDLAKRSLRALVRAAATVAPRGKQATFASRAYASYVMAESGNQQPRSLADAYLDPVRANPFLENSIKALEERVSKMDSVYGPCADRRASLNTVAGTGSMEEILRFVAE, encoded by the coding sequence ATGGACAGGTTCATCCAGCTTCATCTGCTGACGGCGTACCCGCCGGCAAACCTGAATCGGGACGATCTCAATCGCCCGAAATCGACAATCTTCGGCGGCCACCCTCGACTGCGGGTCTCCTCACAGAGCCTGAAGCGCGCCTGGCGAACCTCGGAGGTCTTCCAGGAAACTCTGTCCGGGCACATGGGGCAGCGAACCAAGCGCATTGGCTACCAGGCCTACCAGAAGCTCGTCGAGCGGGGAGTGAAGCCCGGCGACGCCCGGCTGTGGGCCTGGCAGATCGCCCGGCAGTTCGGCAGGTCCAAAACCACGGAGGAGCGCGATGTCAGAGAGGCCGCGGACGACCTGCAGGCGAAGGAGCTGGACGCGCTTCTGCAGACCGAACAACTCGTGCATGTCGGTGCGGACGAGTTGAGGGCGATTGACAACCTGACCGCGACCCTGGCAGGCCGCGGCTCGGATCCAACCGAAGAGGAGCTGGAGCTGCTTCGTGAGAAGCCGGGCGCCGTCGACATCGCACTCTTCGGGCGCATGCTCGCCGCCAATCCCGCCTTCAATCAGGAGGCGGCCGCCCAGGTCGCTCACGCCATTTCGGTCAACGCGGTGCAGGTCGAGGACGACTTCTTCACCGCGGTGGACGACCTCAACCCCGGCACCGAGGACGTGGGCGCCGGCCACATGGGGGAAGTCGAGTTCGGCGCCGGCGTGTTTTACCTCTACGTCTGCGTGGACCGCCATCTGCTCATTGGGAACCTGAGCGACGATGAGGACTTGGCGAAGCGGTCTTTGCGCGCCCTCGTCCGGGCCGCGGCCACCGTAGCCCCGCGGGGTAAGCAAGCAACCTTCGCCTCGCGTGCATACGCGTCCTACGTCATGGCGGAGTCTGGCAACCAGCAGCCCAGGAGCCTCGCTGACGCTTATCTCGATCCGGTGCGAGCCAACCCGTTCCTCGAAAACTCGATCAAGGCGCTTGAAGAGCGGGTGTCGAAGATGGACTCAGTCTACGGGCCATGCGCCGACCGCCGAGCGTCGCTCAACACCGTCGCGGGCACCGGGAGCATGGAGGAGATCCTCCGGTTCGTCGCGGAGTGA
- a CDS encoding sulfide/dihydroorotate dehydrogenase-like FAD/NAD-binding protein has protein sequence MAELLKVEEIAPQFKRYLVSAPRVARKHRAGQFVVVLLHDHGERIPLTIADADPEAGTITLVVQEVGKTTMEMGTMKAGDSIDVVGPLGTPTHIENWGTCVCIGGGAGIAPMLPIARALKDAGNRVVSILGGRTQDLIIMRPEMEAASHEVIYTTDDGSFGKKGLVTHALQDLVAERGKPDVVIAIGPAIMMKAVAEMTRPLEIPTIVSLNTIMIDGTGMCGGCRVAVGGESKFVCVDGPEFDAHQVDFDLMMKRQRTYLSQEAVARERYLQELHACRAVPGGAEVE, from the coding sequence ATGGCGGAGTTGCTCAAGGTCGAGGAGATCGCCCCGCAGTTCAAGCGCTATCTGGTGAGCGCCCCGCGGGTGGCGCGCAAGCACCGCGCCGGCCAGTTCGTGGTCGTCCTGCTGCACGACCATGGCGAGCGGATCCCGCTGACCATCGCCGACGCGGACCCCGAGGCCGGCACCATCACCCTCGTCGTGCAGGAGGTCGGCAAGACGACGATGGAGATGGGAACCATGAAGGCCGGGGACTCGATCGACGTCGTCGGGCCGCTCGGCACGCCCACCCACATCGAGAACTGGGGGACCTGCGTCTGCATCGGCGGCGGGGCCGGGATCGCCCCGATGCTGCCGATCGCCCGCGCCCTCAAGGACGCCGGCAACCGCGTGGTCTCGATCCTCGGCGGGCGGACCCAGGACCTGATCATCATGCGCCCCGAGATGGAGGCCGCGTCGCACGAGGTGATCTACACGACCGACGACGGCAGCTTCGGCAAGAAGGGGCTCGTCACCCATGCTCTCCAGGACCTCGTCGCCGAGCGGGGGAAGCCCGACGTCGTAATCGCGATCGGCCCGGCGATCATGATGAAGGCGGTCGCGGAGATGACCCGCCCGCTCGAGATCCCCACCATCGTGTCGCTGAACACGATCATGATCGACGGCACCGGGATGTGCGGCGGCTGCCGGGTCGCGGTCGGCGGCGAGAGCAAGTTCGTGTGCGTCGACGGGCCTGAGTTCGACGCCCACCAGGTCGACTTCGACCTGATGATGAAACGGCAACGGACCTACCTCAGCCAGGAGGCCGTGGCCCGCGAGCGCTACCTTCAGGAGCTGCACGCGTGCCGGGCGGTGCCAGGTGGAGCGGAGGTGGAGTGA
- the casB gene encoding type I-E CRISPR-associated protein Cse2/CasB, with amino-acid sequence MSPQSETGESEPISKRPEEIVRDWWRECIAAGAAPAGPRAELRRARTLDEVVFVPLFHDLRRRLAWTTWTRVDRLALVAGILSRVAADDVSVAFPSQMTKPRPGSASPRVAPARFRRLLRIGDEPGDATHLFELMRRVISLLDGNANVADLAISLYWWNARTRRNWALAYYEKVNERPAGQ; translated from the coding sequence GTGAGTCCTCAATCCGAGACAGGCGAATCGGAGCCCATTTCGAAACGGCCAGAGGAAATTGTCCGCGACTGGTGGCGGGAGTGCATCGCCGCAGGGGCGGCGCCTGCTGGCCCCCGCGCCGAGCTTCGCAGGGCACGCACCCTCGACGAGGTGGTGTTCGTGCCGCTCTTCCACGACCTGCGTCGGCGACTCGCGTGGACGACCTGGACCAGGGTCGACAGGCTCGCGCTGGTGGCCGGGATCCTCTCGCGGGTGGCGGCGGACGACGTCTCGGTCGCCTTCCCGTCCCAGATGACGAAGCCTCGACCAGGATCCGCATCACCGCGGGTCGCGCCTGCCCGGTTCCGCCGGCTGCTCCGGATCGGCGACGAGCCCGGCGACGCGACCCACCTGTTCGAACTCATGCGGCGGGTCATCTCCCTCCTCGACGGGAACGCCAACGTGGCGGACCTCGCCATCAGCCTCTACTGGTGGAACGCAAGGACCCGAAGGAACTGGGCGCTCGCGTACTACGAGAAGGTCAACGAGCGTCCGGCGGGACAGTGA
- the cas5e gene encoding type I-E CRISPR-associated protein Cas5/CasD: protein MDDFLIFQLAGPLAAWGEIAVGGDRATADRPTRSAVLGLVAAAVGVPRDDNARQLAVFDGYRVAVLTVSPGDLVRDYHTTQVPPHSALRGRPMRTRLDQLEALAAHRVERGAAGEAILSCRDYRCDGAWLVALTASPQAPYPMSELREALLCPHFSLYLGRKSCPPMRPLCPQVISAPDLVSALGQATFPELGRPLADADLYWEPGIEPGTTPQDTAQRWDAPVSRERWQFRPRLELHARLHEVPPCS from the coding sequence ATGGACGACTTCCTCATCTTCCAGCTCGCTGGGCCTCTTGCCGCTTGGGGTGAGATTGCTGTGGGCGGGGACCGTGCAACCGCGGACAGGCCGACGCGATCGGCCGTGCTCGGGCTGGTTGCCGCAGCCGTCGGGGTGCCGCGCGACGACAATGCCCGGCAACTCGCCGTCTTCGATGGCTACCGCGTCGCCGTTCTGACGGTCAGCCCCGGTGATCTCGTGCGCGACTATCACACTACCCAGGTGCCGCCGCATTCAGCCCTCAGGGGACGGCCCATGCGGACCCGCCTGGATCAGCTCGAGGCGCTCGCTGCCCACCGGGTCGAAAGGGGCGCGGCCGGTGAGGCCATCCTCTCCTGCCGAGACTACCGCTGCGACGGCGCATGGCTCGTCGCGTTGACGGCCTCGCCCCAGGCGCCTTACCCGATGTCCGAACTCCGGGAGGCTCTCCTGTGTCCGCACTTCAGTCTCTACCTGGGCAGGAAGTCTTGCCCTCCGATGCGGCCGCTCTGCCCCCAAGTGATCTCTGCCCCCGATCTCGTCTCCGCGCTCGGTCAGGCGACGTTCCCGGAGTTGGGCAGGCCCCTCGCTGATGCCGACCTCTACTGGGAGCCCGGGATCGAGCCGGGCACGACCCCCCAGGATACCGCCCAGCGATGGGACGCCCCAGTGTCGCGAGAACGCTGGCAGTTTCGCCCGCGCCTCGAGCTCCACGCACGGCTCCACGAGGTGCCCCCATGTTCATGA
- the gltA gene encoding NADPH-dependent glutamate synthase gives MARPQIEKKERMKIPRQHMPAQDPKERIKNFNEVALGFTPELAVAEADRCLECKQPKCIDGCPVTIDIPAFIAAIQQEDFESALAIIKKDNTLPAICGRVCPQEDQCEKVCVTGKKGTPVAIGRLERFVADWELERGEVRMPERAPSTGFRVAVIGSGPAGLACAADLAIRGHSVTVFEALHKPGGVLVYGIPEFRLPKRIVQTEIGNLERLGVEVRCNWVIGKTATIEELFEELGYDAAFVGTGAGLPYFMGIPGENFIGVYSANEFLTRVNLMKAFSFPDYDTPVNRVDRIAVVGSGNVAMDCLRTALRLGAKHSICLYRRTRAESPARLEELEHAEEEGVDFRWLTAPVEIYGDDQGHVTGVRVIKMELGEPDSSGRRRPVPIQGSEYDIELDAIVMGIGQGPNPLLTHATEGLKLNKWGNIVVDEATMRTSIPGVFAGGDIVTGAATVILAMGAGKQASAGIDRYLREEVKVPRSARE, from the coding sequence ATGGCCCGCCCCCAGATCGAGAAGAAGGAGCGGATGAAGATCCCCAGGCAGCACATGCCTGCGCAGGACCCCAAGGAGCGGATCAAGAACTTCAACGAGGTCGCCCTCGGCTTCACTCCCGAGCTGGCCGTCGCCGAGGCCGACCGCTGCCTCGAGTGCAAGCAGCCGAAGTGCATCGATGGCTGCCCGGTCACGATCGACATCCCGGCCTTCATCGCCGCGATCCAGCAGGAGGACTTCGAGAGCGCGCTGGCGATCATCAAGAAGGACAACACCCTGCCGGCGATCTGCGGCCGCGTCTGCCCTCAGGAGGACCAGTGTGAGAAGGTCTGCGTGACCGGCAAGAAGGGCACGCCGGTCGCGATCGGCCGGCTCGAGCGGTTCGTCGCCGACTGGGAGCTCGAGCGCGGCGAGGTGCGGATGCCCGAGCGGGCGCCGAGCACCGGGTTCAGAGTCGCGGTGATCGGCTCCGGGCCCGCCGGGCTGGCGTGCGCCGCCGACCTCGCGATCCGCGGCCACTCGGTGACGGTCTTCGAGGCGCTTCACAAGCCCGGCGGGGTGCTGGTCTACGGGATCCCGGAGTTCCGGCTGCCGAAGCGGATCGTCCAGACCGAGATCGGCAACCTCGAGCGGCTCGGCGTCGAGGTCCGCTGCAACTGGGTGATCGGCAAGACCGCCACGATCGAGGAGCTGTTCGAGGAGCTTGGCTACGACGCTGCCTTCGTCGGCACCGGAGCGGGCCTCCCCTACTTCATGGGCATCCCGGGCGAGAACTTCATCGGCGTGTACTCGGCGAACGAGTTCCTGACCCGGGTCAACCTGATGAAGGCGTTCTCGTTCCCGGACTACGACACGCCGGTCAACCGCGTCGACCGGATCGCGGTGGTGGGCTCCGGCAACGTCGCGATGGACTGCCTCCGCACCGCGCTGCGGCTCGGCGCCAAGCACTCGATCTGCCTCTACCGGCGCACCCGCGCCGAGTCGCCGGCCCGGCTCGAGGAGCTGGAGCACGCCGAGGAGGAGGGCGTCGACTTCCGCTGGCTCACCGCCCCGGTGGAGATCTACGGCGACGACCAGGGCCACGTCACCGGCGTCAGGGTGATCAAGATGGAGCTCGGCGAGCCCGACAGCTCCGGCCGTCGGCGGCCGGTCCCGATCCAGGGCAGCGAGTACGACATCGAGCTCGACGCGATCGTGATGGGCATCGGGCAGGGGCCGAACCCCCTCCTCACCCACGCCACCGAGGGGCTCAAGCTCAACAAGTGGGGCAACATCGTGGTCGACGAGGCGACGATGAGGACGTCGATACCGGGCGTCTTCGCCGGCGGCGACATCGTGACCGGAGCGGCGACGGTGATCCTGGCGATGGGGGCCGGCAAGCAGGCGTCGGCCGGGATCGACAGGTACCTGCGAGAAGAGGTCAAGGTCCCGCGCAGCGCGCGGGAGTGA
- a CDS encoding ATP-binding protein yields the protein MSALSRLPVRLLAFNILLVFLPAAGILFLDTYERHLLDAQERTMAQEGRLLAAALEASGGLDAGHARAILVELGQRQLARLRVVDGTGAVLADSALLGPRRPPAEPSESPAAAPPVPPQRRLLYLIGSLPFRLLRGGGGLPEEAREPLDAQTGILSGSEVQAALAGRYGAATRVLGDAARTVMLHIAIPVRVDSEVVGAVVVSQSTVRIMATLYAVRLDVFRVFLASLAVAVVLTLIVATTIARPLARLRLRAGEILDRRGRLTGGFEPSRRRDEIGELERALAELTRRLEEHLRHTESFAADVSHEFRNPLASIRTATEMALEVEDPAQRRRFLEMAQRDVARMERLLREAREISRIDAHLDEEERSPVALGPLLGGLVESFRLRSGATGPRVELAAGGDAGLTVLGSADRLTQVFENLLANAASFSPPGGAVVVGLHASGGQAEVVVADEGPGIPEEHRDRIFTRFFSWRPQGQEGAGHTGLGLAIVRAIVEGYGGQVSYRPRRPRGTEFVVTLPLAAR from the coding sequence ATGAGCGCCCTGTCCAGGCTGCCCGTCCGACTGCTCGCCTTCAACATCCTGCTGGTGTTCCTGCCTGCCGCCGGGATCCTCTTCCTCGACACCTACGAGCGCCATCTCCTCGACGCCCAGGAGCGGACCATGGCCCAGGAGGGCCGGCTGCTGGCGGCGGCGCTCGAGGCCTCCGGAGGCCTCGACGCCGGCCATGCCCGCGCCATCCTGGTGGAGCTCGGCCAGCGCCAGCTCGCGCGGCTGCGGGTGGTCGACGGGACGGGAGCCGTGCTCGCCGACTCGGCGCTCCTCGGACCGCGGCGGCCGCCGGCCGAACCGTCGGAGAGCCCGGCGGCGGCGCCGCCGGTGCCGCCGCAGCGCCGGCTGCTCTACCTGATCGGCTCCCTACCCTTCCGCCTGCTGCGGGGTGGGGGCGGCCTGCCGGAGGAGGCCCGGGAGCCGCTCGACGCCCAGACCGGGATCCTGTCCGGGTCCGAGGTCCAGGCGGCACTGGCAGGCCGCTACGGCGCCGCGACCCGGGTCCTCGGCGACGCCGCGCGGACCGTCATGCTGCACATCGCGATCCCGGTCCGGGTCGACAGCGAGGTGGTGGGGGCGGTGGTGGTTTCGCAGTCCACGGTGAGGATCATGGCGACGCTGTACGCGGTCCGCCTCGACGTCTTCAGGGTGTTCCTCGCCAGCCTCGCGGTGGCGGTGGTGCTGACCCTGATCGTGGCGACGACGATCGCCCGTCCGCTGGCCCGGCTCCGGCTGCGGGCGGGCGAGATCCTCGATCGCCGCGGCCGGCTCACCGGCGGCTTCGAGCCGAGCCGGCGCCGGGACGAGATCGGCGAGCTCGAGCGCGCCCTGGCCGAGCTCACCCGCCGGCTCGAGGAGCACCTGCGGCACACCGAGTCGTTCGCGGCCGACGTCTCGCACGAGTTCCGCAACCCGCTCGCCTCGATCCGCACCGCCACCGAGATGGCGCTCGAGGTGGAGGACCCGGCGCAGCGGCGGCGCTTCCTGGAGATGGCGCAGCGCGACGTGGCGCGCATGGAGCGGCTGCTCAGGGAGGCCCGCGAGATCTCGCGGATCGACGCCCACCTCGACGAGGAGGAGCGCTCGCCGGTGGCCCTGGGGCCCCTGCTCGGCGGCCTGGTCGAGAGCTTCCGGCTGCGCTCCGGCGCCACCGGCCCGCGTGTCGAGCTCGCGGCCGGTGGTGACGCCGGCCTCACCGTCCTCGGCTCGGCCGACCGGCTGACCCAGGTCTTCGAGAACCTGCTCGCCAACGCCGCCTCGTTCTCGCCGCCCGGTGGGGCGGTCGTCGTCGGCCTCCACGCGTCGGGCGGCCAGGCCGAGGTCGTGGTCGCCGACGAGGGGCCCGGCATCCCGGAGGAGCACCGGGACCGGATCTTCACCCGCTTCTTCTCGTGGCGGCCACAAGGCCAGGAGGGCGCCGGGCACACCGGGCTCGGCCTCGCGATCGTCCGCGCCATCGTCGAGGGCTACGGGGGCCAGGTCTCGTACCGCCCGCGCCGGCCCCGCGGGACCGAGTTCGTCGTCACGCTCCCGCTCGCCGCCAGATGA
- the cas2e gene encoding type I-E CRISPR-associated endoribonuclease Cas2e codes for MLVIVVEDAPPRLRGRLAVWLLEVRAGVYVGSPSQRVRGMIWDNVTAGIDGGNAVMAWTTNTEAGFEFDTCGENRRVPCDFDGVKLVKFLAPQAAPRSEASADGGSLTTENVGNPRGSRNPIS; via the coding sequence ATGCTGGTCATCGTGGTTGAAGATGCACCGCCTCGCTTGCGGGGGCGCCTTGCCGTGTGGCTCCTCGAGGTTCGTGCGGGCGTCTACGTCGGCAGTCCGTCGCAACGCGTGCGCGGGATGATTTGGGACAATGTCACTGCAGGGATTGACGGTGGGAACGCGGTGATGGCGTGGACGACGAACACCGAGGCGGGGTTCGAATTCGACACCTGCGGCGAGAACCGGCGAGTCCCCTGCGATTTCGACGGCGTGAAGCTCGTCAAGTTTCTCGCTCCCCAGGCTGCACCAAGGTCAGAGGCTTCGGCCGATGGAGGATCTTTGACAACCGAGAATGTGGGCAACCCGCGCGGTAGCCGAAACCCGATCTCGTAA
- a CDS encoding phasin family protein: MVAKKKASQLQDEFKASAHRVWLAGLGAMAMAEEESNKLFKALVERGEAAEERGRETVEKAKGTVTGVRSMAESYWETFERTLDDQVTSVIHRIGVPTKNEIEELTKKVEQLTASIEKLRGKPEAAKRAPAAKKEPS, from the coding sequence ATGGTGGCGAAGAAGAAGGCAAGCCAGCTGCAGGACGAGTTCAAGGCGTCGGCCCACCGGGTGTGGCTCGCCGGCCTCGGCGCGATGGCGATGGCCGAGGAGGAGAGCAACAAGCTGTTCAAGGCGCTGGTCGAGCGGGGCGAGGCGGCCGAGGAGCGCGGCAGGGAGACGGTGGAGAAGGCCAAGGGCACCGTGACCGGCGTGAGGTCGATGGCCGAGAGCTACTGGGAGACCTTCGAGCGCACCCTCGACGACCAGGTCACCTCGGTGATCCACCGCATCGGCGTGCCGACCAAGAACGAGATCGAGGAGCTCACCAAAAAGGTTGAGCAGCTGACGGCGAGCATCGAGAAGCTGCGCGGCAAGCCGGAAGCGGCCAAGCGGGCCCCGGCAGCCAAGAAGGAGCCCAGCTGA
- a CDS encoding response regulator transcription factor: protein MTGTVAIVEDEQNIRDNVAFALRREGYKVAAFADGAAAWESFQRALPDLAVLDIIMPRMDGLELLRRIRSASATLPVVFLTSRDEEFDRVLGLELGADDYLCKPFSMRELMARIKVLFRRLALASQPSGDAEQLLELGRLVLDLRRYTASWDGAAVPLTVTEFMILHALAKRPGHVKTRDQLMDEGYPHDTFVSDRTIDSHIKRMRKKFLAIDPGFDRIDTVYGLGYRWAGAPP from the coding sequence GTGACCGGCACCGTCGCCATCGTCGAGGACGAGCAGAACATCCGCGACAACGTGGCTTTCGCGCTCCGGCGCGAGGGCTACAAGGTGGCCGCCTTCGCCGACGGCGCCGCCGCGTGGGAGTCGTTCCAGCGCGCCCTGCCGGACCTCGCCGTGCTCGACATCATCATGCCGCGGATGGACGGCCTCGAGCTCCTGCGCCGGATCCGGTCAGCGTCGGCGACGCTGCCGGTGGTGTTCCTGACCTCCCGCGACGAGGAGTTCGACCGCGTGCTCGGCCTCGAGCTCGGGGCCGACGACTACCTCTGCAAGCCGTTCTCGATGCGCGAGCTCATGGCCCGGATCAAGGTGCTGTTCCGCCGCCTCGCGCTCGCTTCCCAGCCCTCCGGGGACGCCGAGCAGCTGCTCGAGCTCGGCCGGCTCGTCCTCGACCTGCGCCGCTACACGGCGTCCTGGGACGGCGCGGCGGTGCCGCTGACGGTGACCGAGTTCATGATCCTCCACGCCCTCGCCAAGCGGCCCGGCCACGTCAAGACCCGGGACCAGCTGATGGACGAGGGCTACCCCCACGACACCTTCGTCTCCGACCGCACCATCGACTCCCACATCAAGAGGATGCGCAAGAAGTTCCTGGCGATCGACCCCGGGTTCGACCGCATCGACACGGTGTACGGCCTGGGCTATCGCTGGGCCGGGGCACCGCCGTGA
- the cas1e gene encoding type I-E CRISPR-associated endonuclease Cas1e, translating to MKERLSFVFVEKGRVDVLDGAFVVVDEVHGVQTHVPVGTVATIMLEPGSRISHAAAALAARVGCLLLWVGEGGVRLYAAGQPGGARSDKLLYQARLALDDTLRLRVVRRMYEVRFGGPAPARRSIEQLRGIEGARVRKMYHHLAQRHGLKWNARRYDTEEWSSADLLNRCLSVATACLYGVTEAAVLAAGYAPAIGFIHWGKPLSFVYDIADLFKFETVVPEAFAAAKTGSDEPEREVRYRCRDTFREVNLLGRIIPAIEEVLAAGEIEPPQRPADTLAPAIVGGKGLGDAGHRG from the coding sequence ATGAAGGAGCGGCTCTCGTTCGTGTTCGTCGAAAAGGGGCGCGTGGACGTGCTGGACGGGGCGTTCGTGGTGGTTGACGAGGTCCATGGGGTACAAACCCATGTTCCCGTGGGAACGGTCGCGACGATCATGCTCGAGCCGGGATCGCGGATTTCCCATGCCGCTGCCGCGCTCGCGGCTCGGGTGGGTTGTCTCCTGCTCTGGGTTGGCGAGGGCGGGGTCCGCCTGTACGCGGCAGGCCAGCCCGGTGGCGCACGCAGCGACAAGCTGCTCTACCAGGCCAGGCTCGCCCTTGACGATACCCTTCGACTCAGGGTCGTTCGCAGGATGTACGAGGTGCGCTTCGGAGGACCTGCTCCGGCGCGCCGGAGTATTGAGCAACTGCGTGGCATCGAGGGAGCACGTGTCCGGAAGATGTACCACCACCTAGCTCAGCGCCACGGGCTGAAGTGGAACGCCAGGAGGTACGACACCGAGGAGTGGTCGTCCGCCGACCTCCTCAATCGGTGCCTGAGCGTTGCCACCGCGTGTCTCTACGGCGTCACGGAGGCGGCGGTGCTCGCCGCGGGTTACGCTCCGGCGATCGGATTCATCCACTGGGGGAAGCCCCTGTCGTTCGTTTATGACATCGCTGACCTCTTCAAGTTCGAAACCGTCGTGCCGGAGGCCTTTGCCGCGGCGAAGACGGGCAGCGACGAGCCGGAGCGTGAGGTCCGCTACCGATGTCGTGACACTTTTCGAGAAGTCAACTTGCTTGGGCGCATCATCCCGGCGATTGAGGAGGTCCTCGCGGCCGGAGAAATCGAACCACCGCAGCGCCCCGCGGACACGCTCGCTCCCGCCATCGTCGGCGGCAAGGGGCTCGGAGATGCTGGTCATCGTGGTTGA